In Ctenopharyngodon idella isolate HZGC_01 chromosome 1, HZGC01, whole genome shotgun sequence, a single genomic region encodes these proteins:
- the hand2 gene encoding heart- and neural crest derivatives-expressed protein 2 yields MSLVGGFPHHPVMHHDGYSFAAAAAASRCHEEPPYFHGWLISHPEMSPPDYTMAPSYSPEYSTGAPGLDHSHYGGVPGAGAVGMGPRPVKRRPTANRKERRRTQSINSAFAELRECIPNVPADTKLSKIKTLRLATSYIAYLMDILDKDEQNGEAEAFKAEFKKTDAKEERRKKEMNDVLKSSGSSNDKKTKGRTGWPQHVWALELKQ; encoded by the exons ATGAGTTTAGTTGGAGGGTTTCCCCACCACCCGGTGATGCATCATGACGGCTACTCCTTCGCTGCTGCAGCTGCTGCCAGTCGCTGTCATGAAGAGCCCCCCTATTTTCATGGGTGGCTTATCAGCCATCCGGAGATGTCTCCTCCAGACTACACGATGGCACCCTCATATAGTCCCGAATACTCAACAGGAGCCCCCGGGCTCGACCACTCGCACTACGGAGGAGTACCGGGCGCCGGCGCCGTTGGAATGGGACCCCGACCAGTGAAACGCAGACCCACGGCAAACCGAAAGGAGAGGCGCAGGACTCAGAGCATCAACAGCGCCTTTGCAGAACTCAGGGAATGCATTCCCAACGTGCCCGCGGATACGAAGCTGTCCAAAATCAAAACCCTTCGTTTGGCTACCAGTTATATTGCTTACCTTATGGACATTCTGGACAAAGACGAACAGAACGGGGAAGCAGAGGCCTTCAAAGCGGAATTCAAAAAGACAGACGCCAAAGAAGAAAGGCGAAAGAAGGAAATG AATGACGTTTTGAAAAGTTCAGGGAGCAGCAATGACAAGAAAACTAAAGGGAGAACTGGTTGGCCGCAGCATGTATGGGCATTGGAACTGAAACAATGA